In Lapillicoccus jejuensis, the DNA window GGATGTCGCGCACGCCCTGCAGCGGTGAGGCGATGACGTTGAGGGACATGGCGTCGTACCCGGCGGCGTACACCTCCTCCGCGAGCCCGAGGCGCTCGCGCATGGCGGCGACGGTGACGCGGTCGGTGTCGTCGACCGGGCGGGCCGCGTCGAGCCGGCCGAGGGTGGCCTGCCGCAGGTGCGAGTGCGCGGCGTGACCCGCGGGCGAGAGGTCGTCGAGCTCCCCGTCGTGCCCTGGGATCCCGAAGGTGGTGGCGGAGATCGGACTGATGGCGACCATGGCGTCGAAGTAGTCGTTCGCGATGCGATCGACCTCGGTCTGCGGGCGCTCCCCTGCGCTGGTGTCACTCACCGGCCGACCGTAGCGCAGGCCTCCGGCCTCCGCCGTCGTGGATTCCCACGATGATTGTTCGTGGAACGACGGTTCGGGTCGGTGGTTTCCTGCCCCCTGCGGCGTGGTCTCGACCCCGTGTTCCGCGAGCGCTATGCCGTGCCCCGCCCTCAGGGGCAAGGCTCATCCACCGCGCAAGCGGCCCTTCGGCGGCGGCTATGCCGTGCCCCACGGGGTGGGGCACGGCATAGTGCGCGCGCGTGAGGGGGTGGGGTGGTGGTCGGGCGGGGGGGCGTCGGCCGCGCGTCGGCCCCGGTTTCGGAGCTGGGCGGCGGGCTCGGTCCACAACCCCCGGGTGCTTCCGCGGGTTCGATCACGTGTGGGGACAACGTCGGTGGGGCGTGGGGGGCGCGGTCGACGATGGGGGCATGAGCGCAGCGGCCGGCACCTTCGTGGAGGAGCTCGGGCGTGCGGTGCGCGAGGTGCGGTGGCGGATGCGGGTGAGCCAGCGCGAGCTGGCCGCGCAGCTGGGGGTGAGCAAGAGCTGGGTCGGGCGGGTCGAGAGCGGCGAGGTGTCGGCGGCGCTCGCCGTCGTCGGCCGGGTGGCGGCCGACCTCGGTCTCACCGTCGTGCTCATCCCCGGCCCCGCTGCCGGCACCGACCTCGAGGACCCTCGGCGTGACGGCGCCTCGGGGGACCATGGCCGCCCCGACGACGTCGGGGCGCGCGGCGAGGTCGCCGACGACCCGCTCGTCCCGACCGACAGCGACCACATCGGAGACGGCGAGGACATCGGCGACGGCGGGGCCCGTGGCGCGGGGGCGCCGTGGCGGGACGGCGCGACCCCGGGGCCGCCGCAGGGCACGGGGAGGGGGAGGGTCGGGTCGCCGTCGTTCGACGCCGACCCGCGGGCCGCCGCGCTCGTCGAGCGGTGGCGCGAGCGGGCCGAGCGGGAGGGCGTCCGGGACGCGGCGGGACGTCGGATGCCGGCGCACCTCGTCGCCTACCCGATGAGCTACCCGCACCACTGGTGGGTGGTCCGGCACCCGCACCGGTCCCTGCGCCGGCGGCCGATCTGGAGCTTCACCTTCCGCACCCCGACGGCGGCCGCCGTGCTCCTGGTCGGCGACAACCCCCCGCCCCTGGGGCTGCACCCCGACGGGGGCTGGCCGATGCAGGGACGCCCGAGCGCGGAGGTGCGCGCGCAGTGGCCGCCCACCTTCCCGGTCCGACCGCGCTGGTACCCGCCACCGCTCAGCGGGAACTGAGCGCAGCGACGGGTGGGCGGGACGGGTCAGACGACCGGGTGCCCGTACCGCCTCGCGAGCCCCTCGACGTCCGGCGGCCCGAACCGCTGCTGCGCGACGCGGAACAGCGCCGCCTGCCGCGGCAGGCTCGCCTCCAGCCCCGCGGCGAACCGCTCCGGGTCGTTGAAGCACGGCCGCTTGGAGTGGAACCGGTCCGCGTAGCAGAGCAGCTCGGCGACCACCCCCTGCGGCGCGTAGTCACGCACCGGAAGCAGCATCCCCGACGCGCGGATGTCGTCGGCCGACAACCCCATGAGCACGTGCGTGCGCACCGCCGCCGCCACCCGCTCGTCGACGCCCTCCTCGCGCAGCAGCGTCGCCCCGATCAGCGCGTGCAGCGGGTAGGCCGGGTGGTTCCCCAGCCGCCCGTCGGGCGAGTACAGCGCGTACGTCCCGAGGTCGTGCAGCAGGCACGTCGCCCGCAGCAGGGACAGGTCGACCGGACCCTCCTGCTCGTCGAGACGCTCCGCGCATTGCGCCGCGATGTCCGCGACGACCCGTCCGTGCGTCAGCACCAGCTCGAGGACCTGCTCGCTCGGTGCGTACCGCCGGTGCAGCGCCTCCACCTGCGCGTCGTCGGGCACCCAGCCGGAGGCCCCGGCCCCCGCGCCGCCCGTCACTGCGCCTGGCTCACGCTGCTCATGTTGAACCCCTCGACCCGCACCGGCGGCACGGCCGCCCGGGTGAAGTAGTCGCCCCACTCGCGCGGGTAGCAGCGTTGCGTCGCGCCCACCTCGGTGATCCGGCCGAGGACGTCGAGCGGCGACTCGTTCCACCGGAAGTTCGTCACCGCCCCGACCACCTCGCCGCCCTCGACGAGGTACACCCCGTCGCGGGTCAGCCCGGTCATCAGCAGCGTCTGCGGGTCGACCATCCGGATGTACCAGAAGGTCCCCACGAGCAGCCCGCGCGACGTCGACGCCACGAGGTCCTCGAGCGACCCGGTCGCCCCCGGCAGCTCCAGCACGAGGTTGTCGCCCGGGGGAGCGCACGGCGTCCCCGCCGCGGCGGCCCCCGTCCCGTCGCCGCCGGCCGCCGCCGACCGCGCCGCGTACGCCCGGCTCCCCGTCAGCGTCGCCACCGCGCCGCCCCGCAGCCAGTCGGTGCGCCCGACCGCGAGGCCGTTGTCGAACACCGACTCCGTCGCCCCCGACGCCGGGGCGATGAGGAACGGCGCGGACTGCAGGCCGTCGTACGTCGGGTCGGAGTAGAGGTCGAGGGGCAGCTGCGCCACCTGCTCGCCCACCCGCGTGCCACCGCCGGTCCGCGCGAAGGCCGAGCGACCCTCGTCCGCCGCCCGGGCGCCCATGCTCCACTGGAGGTAGACGAGCAGGTCGGCCAGGCACGTGCCCGGGAGCACCGTCTCGTAGCGCCCCGCCGGCACCTCGACCGTGCGTCGAGCCCACCCGAGCCGCTGGGCCAGCTGCGCGTCCGCGCCGAGCGCGTCCGCCTCCGACGGGTCGCGCAGGCTGAACCCCAGGTAGCTCGACGCGCTCCAGTCCTCGTTCTTCGCGTTCATCTCCAGCCGCCCCGTCGGCTGCACGTGCCGCAGCCGCAGCCCGGTCGAGGACCCGAGGTACGTCGTGTCGACGATCTGCTCGGCGAACCCGAAGTGCCGCCGCGCGACCTCGTCCGACCCGGGCGCCGCGCTCCGCGCGAACACCTCGCCGAGGTCGGCCGCCAGCCCCGCGAACGCCCCGATGCTCGTCGCCTCCGGCTCGAGCGCGAAGTCCGAGCCGGTCCCCGCCTGCGCCGGCGTCACCAGCGGCGCCTCGTCGGGCGCCGGCCCGGAGGCCCGCGCCGCCGCCTCCGCCTCGGCCACGAGCGCGACGACGTCGGCGGCGTCGACGACGGTCCGCCCGACGACCCCGGACGCCGTCCCGCCGGACACGCCCGCGGTCGCCACGACGGTCACCGTCCGCGACGACATCTCCCCGTTCGTCGTCAGCGAGCTGTCGCCCCAGCGCAGGTTCGCCTCGGACCGGTCGGTGACGAGGACCACCGTCCCCAGCGACGTCGCCGCCGCCAGCGCCCGCTCGACGACCTCCTGCGGGCTCGACAGCCCACCCGTGACCGCGCCCATCAGTGCCCCGCCTCCGCCACCGTGTTGAGGATCCGCACGCCACGGAACAGCCCGGCCGGCGTCCCGTGGCTCGCCGCCGAGACCTGCCCCGGCTGCGCCTTGCCGCAGTTGAGCGCGCCCCCGCGGTAGAACGTCGCCGGCCCGCCCACCGCCTCCATCGAGCGCCAGAAGTCGGTCGTCGTCGCCTGGTACGCCACGTCGCGCACCTGCCCGGCCAGCCGCCCGCCCTCGATCCGGTAGAACCGCTGCCCGGTGAACTGGAAGTTGTAGCGCTGCATGTCGATCGACCACGAGTTGTCGCCGACGACGTAGATCCCGTCCTCGACCCGGGAGAGCAGCGCGTCCAGCCCGCCGCCGTCCGGGTCCGGCTGCAGCGACACGTTGACCATCCGCTGCAGCGGCACGTGCCGCGCGCTGTCGGCGTACGACGCCCCGTTGCTGCGCCCGAGCCCGCGCAGCGCCGCCATCGCCCGGTCGGTCTGGTACCCGACCAGCACGCCGTCGCGCACGATGTCCCAGTGCTGCGCGGCGACCCCCTCGTCGTCCCAGCCGACCGACGCCAGCCCCCAGTCGGTGTCGCGGTCGCCGGTCACATGCATCGCCGGCGACCCGTAGGCGAACGTCCCCAGCTTGTCCGTCGTCGCGAACGACGTCCCGGCGTACGCCGCCTCGTACCCGAGCACCCGGTCCAGCTCGGTCGCGTGCCCGACCGACTCGTGGATCGTCAGCCACAGGTTCGACCCGTCGACCACCAGGTCGTAGACCCCCGGCCGCACCGACGGCGCCTTGACCTTCTCGCGCAGCAGCTCCGGCAGCTGCGCGACCTCGTCCTCCAACCCCGTCGACGGCGCGAGGACGTACTCCCAGCCCGCTGCCGCCGGAGGCGCCAGCGTCCGCATCGACTCGAACCCGCCCTGGGCCCGGTCGACCGCCACCGCGCTGAGCACCGGGTGGATCCGCACCCGGGTCTGGGTCGTCGACGTCCCGAACGAGTCGGCGTAGAAGACGCTCTCGCGCGCGCTCTGCACCGACGCGTGCGTGGCGCTCACCCCGTCGCCGGCGGCGAGCCGCTCCGACAGGTCGACCAGCGTCGCCACCTTCTCGCCGTCGGCCACCGCGAACGGGTCGAGCTCGTACGGCGAGCTCCAGGTCACCCCCGCGTAGACCGGCTCGTCGGCCAGCTCGACCCGCTCGGTCGACACCGGCCGGCTCGCGACGGCGACCGCGACGGCCCGCTCGGCCAGCCGTGGCGCCTCGTCGGTGGTCAGCGCCAGACCGGCCGCGAACCCCCAGCACCCGTCGTGGACGACGCGGACGGCCAGCCCGACGTCGACCGACGTCGCCGACGACTCGACCTCGAGGTCCTGCAGCGAGAGGTGGTGCCCGTGCAGCGACACGACGCGCAGCGCGGCGTACGACGCCCCCAGCTCCCGCGCCCGGGTGAGGGCGGCGTCGGCCAGGGCGGACAGGGGCAGGGCGAGGAACTCGGCGTCGACTCCGCTCATGGCCCCACCCAACCACGGGTGGGTCGGGTCAGCGCGGCAGGCCGGAGGCGCGCCACCCGCCACGGCGGGGCCCGTACGACGACCCGAGGCCGCGCCCGGGTGCGCCCCACCGGGGCCGCGGCCCGGGGCGCCGCTCCTCGCCGTCGCCGGACAGCCCGGCGAGCAGGACGGCGACGACCGCCGCCAGCTCCTCGTCGGTCGGCTCCCCGCGCTCGACGCGCAGCACCGGCTGCTCGCTCACAGCGGGATGTTCCCGTGCTTCTTCGGCGGCAGCGACTCGCGCTTGGTGCGCAGCGCCCGCAGCGCCCGGGTGACGTTCATCCGCGTGTTCGACGGGGTGATGACGGTGTCGACGTAGCCGCGCTCGGCGGCGACGTACGGGTTGGCGAGCTGCTCCTCGTAGGCGGCGATGAAGTCCGCGCGGACCTGCTCGACGTCGCGGCCCTCGGCCTCGGCGGCGGCGATCTCCTTGCGGTAGAGGATGTTCACCGCGCCCTGCGCGCCCATGACCGCGATCTGCGCGGTCGGCCACGCGAGGTTGATGTCGGCCCCGAGGTGCTTGGAGCCCATGACGTCGTACGCGCCGCCGTACGCCTTGCGGGTGATGACGGTGACGAGCGGCACCGTCGCCTCGGCGTACGCGTAGAGCAGCTTGGCGCCGCGGCGGATGATGCCGTCCCACTCCTGGTCGGTGCCCGGCAGGAAGCCGGGCACGTCGACGAAGGTCAGCACCGGCACGTTGAACGCGTCGCAGGTGCGCACGAAGCGGGCCGCCTTCTCCGACGCGTCGATGTCCAGGCAGCCGGCGAACTGCATCGGCTGGTTGGCCACGACGCCGACGGGCAGACCGTCGACGCGGGCGAAGCCGGTGATGATGTTCGGCGCGAACAGCGCCTGCACCTCGAGGAAGTCGCCGTCGTCGACGACGTGCCGCACGACCTCGTGCATGTCGTAGGGCTGGTTCGGCGAGTCGGGGATGACGGTGTCGAGGAACAGGTCGTCGTCGGTCACCGCGAGGTCGCCGTCCTGCTCGCCGTACGACGGCGGCTCCTCGAGGTTGTTCGACGGCAGGTAGGACAGCAGCGCCTTGACGTAGTCGATCGCGTCCTGCTCGTCGCTGCCCATGTAGTGCGCGACCCCGGACTTCGTGTTGTGGGTCAGCGCGCCGCCGAGCTCCTCCATCGTCACGACCTCGCCGGTGACCGTCTTGATGACGTCGGGTCCGGTGATGAACATGTGCGACGTCTGGTCGACCATGACGGTGAAGTCGGTGATGGCCGGCGAGTAGACCGCCCCACCGGCGCACGGACCCATGACGATCGAGATCTGCGGGACGACGCCGGAGGCGTGCACGTTGCGCCGGAAGATCTCGGCGTACAGACCGAGCGCGACGACGCCCTCCTGGATCCGCGCGCCGCCCGAGTCGTTGAGCCCGATGACGGGGCAGCCGATCTTCATGGCGAAGTCCATGACCTTGCAGATCTTCTCGCCGAAGACCTCGCCGAGCGACCCGCCGAAGACGGTGAAGTCCTGCGCGAACACGGCCACCTGGCGGCCGTCGACCGTGCCGTAGCCGGTGACGACGCCGTCGCCGTACGGGCGGTTGCGCTCCTGGCCGAAGGCGTACGAGCGGTGCCGCGCGTACTTGTCCATCTCGATGAAGGTGCCCTCGTCGAGGAGCATCTCGATCCGCTCCCGCGCGGTCCTCTTGCCCCGCGCGTGCTGCTTCTCGACGGCGCGCTCGGAGCCCGCGTGGGCGACCTCGGCGACCCGCCGCTTGAGGTCCGCGAGCTTGCCGGCGGTCGTGGCCAGGTCGGGGGCCTCGGGGGCCTCGGGGGCCTGGTCGGGCGCGTCGTCGGAGAGCGTGTCGACCTGCGTCATGGCCGTGACTCTAGCCTTGGGTCTCGTGGCTGACCTGGTCGACGTCGACGCCCTGCGTGCGTCCTTCGTCACGCACCCCCCGACGACCGCCGGGGGGTCCGTGCGGTGGGTCGACGTGGAGCACCACGCGAGCCTGCCGTCGACGAACCGACGCGCCCTCGAGCTGGCCCGGCCCGGGCTCGTCGTCCTCGCCGACCACCAGAGCGCCGGCCGCGGCCGGCTCGACCGCGGCTGGGAGTCGCCGGTCGGCGCCTCGCTCCTGCTGTCGGCCACCGTGCCGGTCCCGGCGACGGGGACCGGCTGGCTCCCGCTGCTCGCCGGCCTCGCCGTGGCCCGCGCGGTCCGCGAGGTCGCCGGGGTGCGGGCCGTGCTCAAGTGGCCCAACGACGTCCTGCTGCCGGCCGACGAGGACCGCAAGGTGTGCGGGGTGCTCTGCGAGCTCGGGAGCGCCCCGGGCCGCGCGCCGGTCGTCGTCGTGGGGATCGGCGTCAACCTCACCCAGGGGAGCGACGCGCTGCCGGTGCCCACCGCCACGTCGCTCGCCCTCGCGGGCGCCGGGTCGGTCGACCCGACGGCGCTCGCCGGCGCGGTCCTGCGCCACCTCGCGGTGGCCGTCGACGCGCTCGTGGCGGGCGGCGACGCGGCCGCCGCGGCGCGGGCGTCGTACCGCGGCGCGTGCGACACCCTCGGGCGGGAGGTGCGCCTGCAGCGGACCGGCGCCCCCGACGTCGTCGGCACCGCCGTCGACCTCGACGACGACGGCCGGCTCGTCCTGGAGACGGCGGCGGGGGAGCGGGGCGCGTGGGCGGCCGGCGACGTCGTCCACGCCCGCCGCGAGCCGGTGGGGCCGTGACCGACGAGCCCCCGGGCAGCCGCTCCGGCCGCCGGCCGCGGCCCTCCGACGCCCTCGCGCCCGACCCGGACCCGGACGACATCGCCGCCGCGCTGCTCGGGCGCCCCCGCAGCCTCGGTCGCCGCGACGTCTCCGCCGGCGCCGAGGTCTCGCTGCTCAGCGCGCGCAAGCTGTGGCACGCGCTGGGCTTCCCCGTCGTCACCAACGACGACCCCGTCTTCACCGAGGCCGACGTCTACGCGCTGCGCAGCGTCGCCCGGATGGTGCGCGAGGGCGACATGGACGAGACGACCGTCCTCGCCCACACCCGCGCCTTCGCCCGCACCGCCGACCGGCTCGCCGCCTGGCAGGTGCAGCTCGTCGCCGAGTCCATCGCCGGCGACGACGAGGACCTCGACCCCGCCGACGCGGCCCTGGGCACCGGCCCGCTCGCCGTCCCCGACGTCGCGACGGCCAAGGCCGTCGCCGTCCGGCTGGTCGACCTCGTCGACGAGCTCGAGCCGCTGCTCGTCTACGCCTGGCGCCGCCACCTCACCGACGCCATCTCGCGCATGATCCAGGACGCCGAGCCCAGCGTCGACGAGCACGGGATGTGGCGGCACATCGGCTTCGCCGACCTGGTGAGCTTCACCTCGGTGGTCCGCCGGCTGTCCGAGCGGCAGCTCGCCGAGCTGGTCAAGCGGTTCGAGATCCTCACCTCCGACATCGTCACCGCGCACGGCGGGCGGATCATCAAGACCGTCGGCGACGAGATCCTCTTCTCCAACCGCGAGGCGGCCCCGGCCGCGGCCACCGCGCTCGACCTCGTCGACGCGATGACCGGCGACGAGGTGCTGCCCGAG includes these proteins:
- a CDS encoding metallopeptidase TldD-related protein, with the translated sequence MGAVTGGLSSPQEVVERALAAATSLGTVVLVTDRSEANLRWGDSSLTTNGEMSSRTVTVVATAGVSGGTASGVVGRTVVDAADVVALVAEAEAAARASGPAPDEAPLVTPAQAGTGSDFALEPEATSIGAFAGLAADLGEVFARSAAPGSDEVARRHFGFAEQIVDTTYLGSSTGLRLRHVQPTGRLEMNAKNEDWSASSYLGFSLRDPSEADALGADAQLAQRLGWARRTVEVPAGRYETVLPGTCLADLLVYLQWSMGARAADEGRSAFARTGGGTRVGEQVAQLPLDLYSDPTYDGLQSAPFLIAPASGATESVFDNGLAVGRTDWLRGGAVATLTGSRAYAARSAAAGGDGTGAAAAGTPCAPPGDNLVLELPGATGSLEDLVASTSRGLLVGTFWYIRMVDPQTLLMTGLTRDGVYLVEGGEVVGAVTNFRWNESPLDVLGRITEVGATQRCYPREWGDYFTRAAVPPVRVEGFNMSSVSQAQ
- a CDS encoding biotin--[acetyl-CoA-carboxylase] ligase, whose translation is MADLVDVDALRASFVTHPPTTAGGSVRWVDVEHHASLPSTNRRALELARPGLVVLADHQSAGRGRLDRGWESPVGASLLLSATVPVPATGTGWLPLLAGLAVARAVREVAGVRAVLKWPNDVLLPADEDRKVCGVLCELGSAPGRAPVVVVGIGVNLTQGSDALPVPTATSLALAGAGSVDPTALAGAVLRHLAVAVDALVAGGDAAAAARASYRGACDTLGREVRLQRTGAPDVVGTAVDLDDDGRLVLETAAGERGAWAAGDVVHARREPVGP
- a CDS encoding acyl-CoA carboxylase epsilon subunit; the encoded protein is MSEQPVLRVERGEPTDEELAAVVAVLLAGLSGDGEERRPGPRPRWGAPGRGLGSSYGPRRGGWRASGLPR
- a CDS encoding HD domain-containing protein, translated to MTGGAGAGASGWVPDDAQVEALHRRYAPSEQVLELVLTHGRVVADIAAQCAERLDEQEGPVDLSLLRATCLLHDLGTYALYSPDGRLGNHPAYPLHALIGATLLREEGVDERVAAAVRTHVLMGLSADDIRASGMLLPVRDYAPQGVVAELLCYADRFHSKRPCFNDPERFAAGLEASLPRQAALFRVAQQRFGPPDVEGLARRYGHPVV
- a CDS encoding acyl-CoA carboxylase subunit beta, which gives rise to MTQVDTLSDDAPDQAPEAPEAPDLATTAGKLADLKRRVAEVAHAGSERAVEKQHARGKRTARERIEMLLDEGTFIEMDKYARHRSYAFGQERNRPYGDGVVTGYGTVDGRQVAVFAQDFTVFGGSLGEVFGEKICKVMDFAMKIGCPVIGLNDSGGARIQEGVVALGLYAEIFRRNVHASGVVPQISIVMGPCAGGAVYSPAITDFTVMVDQTSHMFITGPDVIKTVTGEVVTMEELGGALTHNTKSGVAHYMGSDEQDAIDYVKALLSYLPSNNLEEPPSYGEQDGDLAVTDDDLFLDTVIPDSPNQPYDMHEVVRHVVDDGDFLEVQALFAPNIITGFARVDGLPVGVVANQPMQFAGCLDIDASEKAARFVRTCDAFNVPVLTFVDVPGFLPGTDQEWDGIIRRGAKLLYAYAEATVPLVTVITRKAYGGAYDVMGSKHLGADINLAWPTAQIAVMGAQGAVNILYRKEIAAAEAEGRDVEQVRADFIAAYEEQLANPYVAAERGYVDTVITPSNTRMNVTRALRALRTKRESLPPKKHGNIPL
- a CDS encoding TldD/PmbA family protein, giving the protein MSGVDAEFLALPLSALADAALTRARELGASYAALRVVSLHGHHLSLQDLEVESSATSVDVGLAVRVVHDGCWGFAAGLALTTDEAPRLAERAVAVAVASRPVSTERVELADEPVYAGVTWSSPYELDPFAVADGEKVATLVDLSERLAAGDGVSATHASVQSARESVFYADSFGTSTTQTRVRIHPVLSAVAVDRAQGGFESMRTLAPPAAAGWEYVLAPSTGLEDEVAQLPELLREKVKAPSVRPGVYDLVVDGSNLWLTIHESVGHATELDRVLGYEAAYAGTSFATTDKLGTFAYGSPAMHVTGDRDTDWGLASVGWDDEGVAAQHWDIVRDGVLVGYQTDRAMAALRGLGRSNGASYADSARHVPLQRMVNVSLQPDPDGGGLDALLSRVEDGIYVVGDNSWSIDMQRYNFQFTGQRFYRIEGGRLAGQVRDVAYQATTTDFWRSMEAVGGPATFYRGGALNCGKAQPGQVSAASHGTPAGLFRGVRILNTVAEAGH
- a CDS encoding helix-turn-helix domain-containing protein, producing the protein MSAAAGTFVEELGRAVREVRWRMRVSQRELAAQLGVSKSWVGRVESGEVSAALAVVGRVAADLGLTVVLIPGPAAGTDLEDPRRDGASGDHGRPDDVGARGEVADDPLVPTDSDHIGDGEDIGDGGARGAGAPWRDGATPGPPQGTGRGRVGSPSFDADPRAAALVERWRERAEREGVRDAAGRRMPAHLVAYPMSYPHHWWVVRHPHRSLRRRPIWSFTFRTPTAAAVLLVGDNPPPLGLHPDGGWPMQGRPSAEVRAQWPPTFPVRPRWYPPPLSGN
- a CDS encoding adenylate/guanylate cyclase domain-containing protein, with protein sequence MTDEPPGSRSGRRPRPSDALAPDPDPDDIAAALLGRPRSLGRRDVSAGAEVSLLSARKLWHALGFPVVTNDDPVFTEADVYALRSVARMVREGDMDETTVLAHTRAFARTADRLAAWQVQLVAESIAGDDEDLDPADAALGTGPLAVPDVATAKAVAVRLVDLVDELEPLLVYAWRRHLTDAISRMIQDAEPSVDEHGMWRHIGFADLVSFTSVVRRLSERQLAELVKRFEILTSDIVTAHGGRIIKTVGDEILFSNREAAPAAATALDLVDAMTGDEVLPEVRVGMAAGPVLSRLGDIFGTTVNRASRLTAIAHPSAVVVDSRMAAELDSVSGFALRPLRRRALRGVGEVKPYVLLRSSVETRTLGPEAGGGAPGGATSPSPPSVP